The Vibrio chagasii genome includes a region encoding these proteins:
- the ybgE gene encoding cyd operon protein YbgE produces the protein MSNLAEQVAKLHRPMDKTLLRALSLILGFMHVGLVMWDPEAYAESIGGFNAIIGPMFIWAVCSSMVYGVGFKPRAWMWQLLFSPYVSLTILLYLTVLRLL, from the coding sequence GTGAGTAATCTCGCAGAACAAGTCGCTAAGCTGCATCGACCAATGGACAAGACTCTCTTAAGAGCTTTGTCCCTAATATTGGGTTTCATGCATGTTGGTTTAGTGATGTGGGATCCTGAAGCGTATGCAGAAAGCATCGGTGGATTTAACGCGATCATCGGGCCTATGTTTATTTGGGCAGTATGCTCAAGCATGGTTTACGGTGTTGGGTTTAAACCGAGAGCTTGGATGTGGCAACTGCTGTTTAGCCCATACGTTTCACTTACCATTCTGCTGTACCTAACGGTGCTACGCCTTCTATAA
- the cydB gene encoding cytochrome d ubiquinol oxidase subunit II, with translation MFDYESLRLIWWILIGVLLVGFAVTDGFDMGVAALSPVIGKSDTERRIMLNTIAPHWDGNQVWLITAGGALFAAWPMVYATSFSGFYFAMYVTLAALWLRPLALDYRSKIENPKWRKAWDYALCFSGTVPPIIFGVAFGNLLQGVPFDLNNLMMSQYHGTFFALLNPFALLCGVLALMLFVTQGATWLQMKTTEALHARARNVAQITGLISIVLFVIGGFWVQSIEGYVITSTIDTFADSNPLNKEVSLQVGAWMTNFETYPAMWAAPILGVVMPLFAVIASRLERGGFAFLFSSLSNAGVILTAGFAMFPFVMPSSLNPDHSLTMWDSTASELTLGLMTAVAAVMVPVILGYTTWTYYKMFGRLDKKHIEDNDVSAY, from the coding sequence ATGTTTGATTACGAAAGCTTACGACTTATTTGGTGGATCCTAATCGGTGTTCTACTAGTAGGTTTTGCAGTAACCGATGGCTTCGATATGGGGGTTGCAGCACTTTCACCGGTAATCGGTAAGAGTGACACTGAACGTCGTATTATGCTGAACACGATTGCCCCTCACTGGGATGGTAACCAAGTTTGGTTGATTACAGCTGGTGGTGCACTTTTCGCTGCCTGGCCAATGGTTTACGCAACGTCTTTCTCTGGCTTCTACTTTGCTATGTACGTGACTCTCGCTGCACTTTGGCTACGTCCACTTGCTCTAGATTACCGTTCAAAGATTGAAAATCCGAAATGGCGTAAAGCGTGGGACTACGCACTTTGCTTCAGTGGTACCGTTCCGCCAATCATCTTCGGTGTAGCATTTGGTAACCTTCTACAAGGTGTTCCATTTGACCTGAATAACCTAATGATGTCTCAGTACCACGGTACATTCTTCGCTCTGCTAAATCCGTTTGCATTGCTATGTGGTGTATTGGCTCTGATGTTGTTCGTAACGCAAGGTGCAACATGGTTACAAATGAAGACAACAGAGGCGCTGCACGCTCGTGCTCGTAACGTTGCTCAGATCACAGGCCTGATCTCAATTGTTCTATTTGTTATTGGTGGCTTCTGGGTTCAATCTATCGAAGGCTATGTAATTACAAGTACGATTGACACGTTCGCAGACTCTAACCCGCTAAATAAAGAAGTATCACTTCAAGTTGGCGCGTGGATGACAAACTTCGAGACTTACCCAGCAATGTGGGCTGCACCGATTTTAGGTGTGGTTATGCCACTATTCGCTGTAATTGCATCTCGTCTTGAGCGCGGTGGTTTCGCTTTCTTATTCTCGAGCCTATCTAACGCTGGTGTGATCTTAACGGCTGGTTTTGCAATGTTCCCATTCGTAATGCCATCAAGCCTGAACCCTGACCATAGTTTGACTATGTGGGACTCAACAGCGAGTGAGCTGACACTTGGTCTAATGACTGCAGTTGCAGCGGTAATGGTTCCTGTGATTCTTGGCTACACAACTTGGACATACTACAAAATGTTCGGTCGCCTAGATAAGAAACACATCGAAGATAACGACGTTTCAGCTTACTAA
- the cydX gene encoding cytochrome bd-I oxidase subunit CydX encodes MWYFAWILGVLLACAFGIINALWLEHSEMMDKDSE; translated from the coding sequence ATGTGGTATTTCGCATGGATTTTGGGTGTACTTCTAGCATGTGCATTCGGCATCATCAATGCTCTATGGCTTGAGCATTCTGAAATGATGGACAAAGACAGTGAGTAA